A region from the Streptomyces tsukubensis genome encodes:
- the purN gene encoding phosphoribosylglycinamide formyltransferase yields MAPAPARPARIVVLVSGSGTNLQALLDAIADDPEGFGARIVAVGADRTGIAGLERAERAGLPTYVCRVKDYATREAWDRALAEATAAYEPDLVVSAGFMKIVGKEFLARFGGRCVNTHPALLPSFPGAHGVRDALAYGAKVTGCTVHFVDDGVDTGPIIAQGAVAVRDEDDEAALHERIKEIERALLVEVVGRLARDGYRIEGRKVVFP; encoded by the coding sequence GTGGCCCCCGCCCCTGCCCGCCCCGCGCGCATCGTCGTCCTCGTCTCCGGTTCCGGTACGAATCTCCAGGCCCTGCTGGATGCCATCGCCGACGACCCGGAGGGCTTCGGCGCCCGGATCGTCGCCGTCGGAGCCGACCGGACCGGTATCGCCGGTCTGGAGCGGGCCGAGCGCGCCGGGCTGCCGACGTACGTCTGCCGGGTCAAGGACTATGCGACCCGGGAGGCCTGGGACCGTGCGCTGGCCGAGGCCACCGCCGCGTACGAGCCCGACCTCGTCGTCTCGGCGGGCTTTATGAAGATCGTGGGCAAGGAGTTCCTCGCCCGTTTCGGCGGGCGCTGCGTCAATACGCACCCCGCCCTGCTGCCCAGTTTTCCCGGCGCCCACGGAGTGCGTGACGCACTCGCGTACGGCGCCAAGGTCACCGGGTGCACCGTCCACTTCGTCGACGACGGCGTCGACACCGGCCCGATCATCGCGCAGGGCGCGGTGGCGGTCCGGGACGAGGACGACGAAGCCGCTCTGCACGAGCGCATCAAGGAAATCGAGCGCGCGCTGCTCGTCGAGGTCGTCGGCCGACTGGCCCGTGACGGCTATCGCATCGAGGGACGAAAGGTTGTTTTCCCGTGA
- the purH gene encoding bifunctional phosphoribosylaminoimidazolecarboxamide formyltransferase/IMP cyclohydrolase, translating to MTVEAAPSGKRPIRRALVSVYDKTGLEELARGLHGAGVQLVSTGSTAGRIAAAGVPVVKVEDLTGFPECLDGRVKTLHPRVHAGILADLRLDAHREQLEELGVEPFDLVVVNLYPFRATVASGADYDECVEQIDIGGPSMVRAAAKNHPSVAVVTSPGRYADVLAAVADGGFDLTARRGLAAEAFAHTAAYDVDVANWFAAQAPAAESGEDFPEFLGAAYRRAGVLRYGENPHQGAALYVDGTGGLPGAEQLHGKEMSYNNYTDTEAAWRAAFDHTEPCVAIIKHANPCGIAIGADVADAHRKAHACDPLSAFGGVIAVNRPVSVAMAEQVAEVFTEVIVAPGYEDGAVEVLARKKNIRVLRCADAPSSPVELKLIEGGALLQATDRLQADGDAPENWTLAAGEPLSEAELAELAFAWRACRAVKSNAILLAKDGASVGVGMGQVNRVDSAKLAVERAGEERARGSYAASDAFFPFPDGAEILIAAGVRAIVQPGGSVRDELVVEAARKAGATMYFTGTRHFFH from the coding sequence GTGACTGTTGAGGCTGCCCCGAGCGGCAAGCGGCCCATCCGGCGGGCGCTGGTCAGCGTGTACGACAAGACGGGTCTGGAGGAGCTCGCCCGCGGTCTGCACGGAGCGGGCGTCCAGCTCGTGTCCACCGGCTCGACCGCCGGGCGGATCGCCGCGGCCGGGGTGCCGGTCGTCAAGGTCGAGGATCTGACCGGTTTCCCCGAGTGCCTGGACGGCCGGGTCAAGACGCTGCACCCGCGCGTCCACGCCGGAATCCTCGCCGATCTGCGCCTCGACGCGCACCGCGAGCAGCTGGAGGAGCTGGGGGTCGAGCCCTTCGACCTGGTCGTGGTGAACCTCTACCCGTTCCGGGCGACCGTCGCGTCCGGCGCCGACTACGACGAGTGCGTCGAGCAGATCGACATCGGCGGCCCGTCGATGGTCCGCGCCGCCGCCAAGAACCACCCCTCGGTCGCGGTCGTCACCAGCCCCGGCCGGTACGCGGACGTGCTCGCCGCGGTCGCGGACGGCGGCTTCGACCTGACCGCCCGCCGCGGTCTGGCCGCCGAGGCGTTCGCCCACACCGCCGCGTACGACGTGGACGTCGCCAACTGGTTCGCGGCCCAGGCCCCGGCGGCGGAGTCCGGTGAGGACTTCCCCGAGTTCCTGGGGGCGGCCTACCGGCGGGCCGGTGTGCTGCGGTACGGCGAGAACCCGCACCAGGGCGCCGCGCTGTACGTCGACGGTACGGGCGGTCTGCCCGGCGCCGAGCAGTTGCACGGCAAGGAGATGTCGTACAACAACTACACGGACACCGAGGCCGCCTGGCGTGCCGCCTTCGACCACACCGAGCCGTGCGTCGCGATCATCAAGCACGCCAATCCGTGCGGGATCGCGATCGGCGCGGACGTCGCCGATGCGCACCGCAAGGCGCACGCCTGCGACCCGCTGTCCGCCTTCGGCGGTGTGATCGCGGTCAACCGTCCGGTGTCGGTGGCGATGGCCGAGCAGGTCGCGGAGGTCTTCACCGAGGTCATCGTGGCCCCGGGGTACGAGGACGGCGCGGTCGAGGTGCTCGCCAGGAAGAAGAACATCCGGGTCCTGCGGTGCGCGGACGCGCCCTCCTCGCCGGTCGAGCTGAAGCTCATCGAGGGCGGTGCGCTGCTCCAGGCCACCGACCGGCTCCAGGCCGACGGCGACGCCCCGGAGAACTGGACCCTGGCGGCCGGCGAACCGCTGTCGGAGGCCGAGCTGGCGGAGCTGGCCTTCGCCTGGCGGGCCTGCCGCGCGGTCAAGTCGAACGCGATCCTGCTCGCCAAGGACGGCGCGTCCGTCGGCGTCGGCATGGGCCAGGTCAACCGGGTCGACTCGGCAAAGCTGGCGGTCGAGCGGGCGGGGGAGGAGCGGGCCCGGGGCTCGTACGCCGCGTCCGACGCGTTCTTCCCGTTCCCGGACGGCGCGGAGATCCTGATCGCCGCCGGGGTCCGGGCGATCGTCCAGCCGGGCGGTTCGGTCCGCGACGAGCTGGTGGTCGAGGCGGCCCGGAAGGCGGGCGCGACGATGTACTTCACCGGGACGCGCCACTTCTTCCACTGA
- a CDS encoding RDD family protein — MSFGDPNNPYGQQPGQGQGQGYGQNPGYGQPAGGQPGYGYPQQGQPQYGQQPYDQPQYGYPQPPTTPVQPYGGYPGDTGYGGMPEFAHWGLRLGATLIDGLISSVPYFILNTIAIATDSMALLMASFVVAIGLFVWLRVQEGSTGQTPGKKALGIKVLRQSDGATIGFGMSFVRQLAHILDAIPCYLGYLWPLWDEKKQTFADKVCATVVIKV, encoded by the coding sequence ATGAGTTTCGGCGACCCCAACAATCCTTACGGCCAGCAGCCCGGTCAGGGCCAGGGTCAGGGCTACGGCCAGAACCCGGGTTACGGCCAGCCCGCGGGCGGCCAGCCCGGTTACGGCTACCCCCAGCAGGGCCAGCCGCAGTACGGCCAGCAGCCTTACGACCAGCCGCAGTACGGCTACCCGCAGCCCCCGACCACCCCCGTCCAGCCCTACGGCGGCTACCCCGGGGACACGGGCTACGGGGGCATGCCGGAGTTCGCGCACTGGGGGCTGCGCCTCGGTGCCACCCTGATCGACGGACTGATCAGCTCGGTCCCGTACTTCATCCTCAACACGATCGCCATCGCGACCGATTCGATGGCGCTGCTCATGGCGTCCTTCGTGGTCGCCATCGGTCTGTTCGTGTGGCTGCGGGTGCAGGAGGGCAGCACCGGCCAGACCCCGGGCAAGAAGGCCCTGGGCATCAAGGTGCTCCGCCAGAGCGACGGCGCGACCATCGGCTTCGGTATGTCCTTCGTCCGCCAGCTCGCCCACATCCTGGACGCGATCCCGTGCTACCTCGGCTATCTGTGGCCGCTGTGGGACGAGAAGAAGCAGACCTTCGCGGACAAGGTCTGCGCCACCGTCGTCATCAAGGTCTGA
- a CDS encoding bifunctional methylenetetrahydrofolate dehydrogenase/methenyltetrahydrofolate cyclohydrolase: MTAQILDGKATAAAIKSELTARVAALKEKGVVPGLGTLLVGDDPGSRWYVNGKHRDCAQVGIASIQRELPETATQEDIEAVVRELNENPECTGYIVQLPLPKGIDTNRVLELMDPAKDADGLHPTSLGRLVLGVPGPLPCTPYGIVQLLRRHGVEINGANVVVVGRGITIGRPMPLVLTRKSENATVTQCHTGTRDLSAHLKQADIIVAAAGVPHLVKPEDVKPGAAVLDVGVSRDENGKIVGDVHPGVAEVAGWVAPNPGGVGPMTRAQLLVNVVEAAERAADAGN; this comes from the coding sequence ATGACCGCCCAGATTCTCGATGGCAAGGCCACCGCAGCAGCGATCAAGTCCGAACTGACCGCCCGCGTGGCGGCGCTCAAGGAGAAGGGAGTGGTCCCGGGGCTCGGCACCCTCCTCGTCGGAGACGACCCGGGCAGCCGCTGGTACGTCAACGGCAAGCACCGCGACTGCGCGCAGGTCGGCATCGCCTCCATCCAGCGCGAACTCCCCGAAACCGCCACTCAGGAAGACATCGAGGCGGTCGTCCGGGAACTCAACGAGAACCCCGAGTGCACCGGCTACATCGTCCAGCTCCCGCTCCCCAAGGGCATCGACACCAACCGGGTCCTGGAGCTGATGGACCCGGCGAAGGACGCCGACGGGCTGCACCCCACCAGCCTGGGCCGACTGGTCCTCGGCGTGCCCGGGCCGCTGCCCTGCACCCCGTACGGCATCGTGCAGCTGCTGCGCCGCCACGGTGTGGAGATCAACGGCGCGAACGTGGTGGTCGTCGGCCGCGGCATCACCATCGGGCGGCCCATGCCGCTGGTGCTCACCCGCAAGTCGGAGAACGCGACCGTGACGCAGTGCCACACCGGTACGCGTGATCTGTCCGCGCATCTGAAGCAGGCGGACATCATCGTCGCCGCCGCCGGGGTGCCGCATCTGGTCAAGCCGGAGGATGTGAAGCCGGGCGCCGCGGTGCTCGACGTCGGCGTCAGCCGTGACGAGAACGGCAAGATCGTCGGAGATGTGCACCCCGGGGTCGCGGAGGTCGCGGGCTGGGTCGCCCCGAACCCTGGCGGCGTCGGCCCGATGACCCGCGCCCAGCTGCTGGTGAACGTGGTCGAGGCGGCGGAGCGCGCGGCCGACGCGGGGAACTGA
- a CDS encoding DUF3017 domain-containing protein, which produces MAVRTNDDRETGAGTGDGERPPAAADGPAQDIGGDGSGASAAGSGSSGTDPGPGPDTDRDAAAADAPSGESPDGTSGESGGTSGEASGGPSGAGGEAAGADADAEADTGGDSDSASDSGSGSGAGGDSTGSGTGSSRRPPALTTDTARPEGGGRAAPGDAPAPARQWPLLTVLGLVGLGLVIVGLDPFPEASRVGMLLIGLSLIGAAVMRRMIPSVGMLAVRSRFTDMATYGVLGTVISLLALMVQPEPWLQVPFLEDVVHFLVGRETD; this is translated from the coding sequence ATGGCCGTACGGACGAACGACGACCGGGAGACGGGCGCGGGCACCGGCGATGGTGAGCGGCCGCCCGCGGCCGCCGACGGCCCGGCGCAGGACATCGGCGGCGACGGCAGCGGGGCGTCCGCCGCCGGCTCCGGGAGCAGCGGTACGGATCCGGGTCCCGGCCCCGATACGGACCGGGACGCTGCGGCTGCGGACGCCCCCTCCGGCGAGAGCCCGGACGGGACCTCCGGCGAGAGCGGCGGGACCTCCGGTGAAGCTTCCGGCGGGCCGTCCGGCGCAGGTGGCGAGGCCGCCGGGGCCGATGCCGATGCCGAGGCCGATACCGGGGGCGATTCCGATTCCGCGTCCGATTCGGGTTCCGGATCGGGGGCCGGGGGCGACAGCACCGGCAGCGGTACGGGCTCCTCCCGGCGTCCGCCCGCGCTGACCACGGACACCGCGCGGCCGGAGGGCGGCGGCCGGGCCGCACCCGGCGACGCCCCCGCCCCCGCCCGGCAGTGGCCGCTGCTCACCGTGCTCGGTCTGGTCGGTCTCGGTCTGGTGATCGTGGGCCTCGACCCGTTCCCCGAGGCCTCCCGGGTCGGCATGCTGCTGATCGGTCTCTCCCTGATCGGTGCCGCCGTGATGCGGCGGATGATCCCGTCGGTCGGCATGCTGGCGGTACGGTCCCGCTTCACGGACATGGCCACGTACGGCGTGCTGGGCACGGTGATTTCGCTGCTCGCGCTGATGGTGCAGCCCGAGCCGTGGCTCCAGGTCCCCTTCCTGGAGGACGTGGTCCACTTCCTCGTCGGCCGCGAGACCGACTGA
- a CDS encoding helix-turn-helix domain-containing protein translates to MPQWKALPEGLDPDIRELTEQLRRIVDGSGLDLAGLSVATGFGVTSWERYLDGRILPPQRAVAALAERTGTGIDGLTSLRARAERAWHRLEAGRDRATEQLRVARTREWASVPKPKPAAASPSVPGAPAAPAADRSGPDPLGPDPLGMDPLGMDPLGMDPLGPEPLGSGSSGPESVGPATTSTGMPAAGARSAEHSGSSGSAAGAGADSGPSPWNAVLIDDGGPATPPQAFVVPEGGGRAAARRARRAAEAAAAAAAGGPPPSEAEATTPTSAPGSGSGSSSAPASGSGSGSGSGSGSRPGSGSSGLDKRRIVLFLSGVAGALALIVAAVLFTDLGATGGKPTAGDRDRTEPVAKVPPSPSRSAGGSPSAPPAGVKCTGAECTGKNPEDMGCGGNYARTVSQATVGKARIEVRFSQVCQAAWARLVDASTGDSVNISVGGKGRQTGTVNGESDAYTPMTASGRGSDAKACAELTNGTTACTVVQ, encoded by the coding sequence TTGCCTCAGTGGAAGGCGCTGCCGGAGGGGCTCGACCCGGACATCCGGGAGCTCACCGAGCAACTGCGCCGGATCGTCGACGGCAGCGGGCTCGATTTGGCCGGGCTCTCCGTCGCGACCGGCTTCGGCGTCACGTCGTGGGAGCGGTATCTCGACGGGCGGATCCTGCCGCCGCAGCGGGCCGTCGCTGCGCTCGCGGAGCGGACCGGAACCGGGATCGACGGGCTGACCTCCCTGCGGGCGCGGGCCGAACGGGCCTGGCACCGGCTGGAGGCGGGCCGGGACCGGGCGACGGAGCAGCTGAGGGTGGCGCGGACCCGGGAGTGGGCCTCGGTTCCCAAGCCCAAACCGGCGGCGGCATCGCCGTCCGTACCCGGGGCGCCCGCCGCCCCGGCCGCTGACCGGTCCGGTCCGGACCCGCTCGGCCCCGACCCGCTGGGCATGGACCCGCTGGGCATGGATCCGCTGGGCATGGATCCGCTCGGGCCGGAGCCCCTCGGATCGGGGTCTTCCGGCCCCGAGTCGGTCGGCCCGGCGACGACGAGTACCGGCATGCCCGCCGCGGGCGCGCGGTCGGCCGAGCATTCCGGGTCCTCCGGGAGTGCAGCGGGTGCCGGTGCGGACTCCGGGCCGTCCCCCTGGAACGCCGTGCTGATCGACGACGGCGGACCGGCGACCCCGCCGCAGGCCTTCGTCGTGCCCGAAGGAGGCGGCCGGGCGGCCGCGCGCCGGGCCCGGCGCGCCGCGGAAGCCGCCGCGGCGGCCGCCGCCGGAGGCCCCCCGCCGTCCGAGGCCGAGGCCACCACGCCCACCAGCGCGCCCGGTTCGGGTTCCGGTTCTTCCTCCGCTCCTGCCTCCGGCTCCGGTTCGGGTTCGGGTTCCGGTTCTGGTTCCCGGCCGGGCTCCGGGTCCTCCGGGCTCGACAAGCGGCGGATCGTGCTGTTCCTGTCCGGAGTCGCCGGGGCACTTGCACTGATCGTGGCGGCCGTCCTGTTCACCGATCTCGGTGCGACCGGCGGCAAGCCCACCGCCGGGGACCGCGACCGGACCGAGCCCGTGGCCAAGGTCCCGCCCTCGCCCTCCCGGAGCGCCGGCGGCAGTCCGTCCGCGCCCCCGGCGGGCGTCAAGTGCACCGGTGCGGAGTGCACGGGCAAGAACCCCGAGGACATGGGGTGCGGGGGTAACTACGCGCGGACGGTGTCCCAGGCGACCGTGGGCAAGGCCCGTATCGAGGTCCGGTTCAGCCAGGTCTGCCAGGCCGCCTGGGCCCGGCTGGTGGACGCGTCGACCGGCGACTCCGTCAATATCAGCGTCGGCGGGAAGGGCCGCCAGACCGGCACGGTCAACGGCGAGAGCGACGCCTACACCCCGATGACGGCGTCCGGCAGGGGCTCGGACGCGAAGGCGTGCGCCGAACTGACGAACGGCACCACGGCCTGCACGGTCGTCCAGTAG
- a CDS encoding malate dehydrogenase, producing MTRTPVNVTVTGAAGQIGYALLFRIASGHLLGPDVPVKLRLLEITPALGAAQGTAMELDDCAFPLLRGIDITDDPNVAFDGANVALLVGARPRTKGMERGDLLEANGGIFKPQGRAINDHAADDIKVLVVGNPANTNALIAQAAAPDVPAERFTAMTRLDHNRAISQLAAKTGAAVSDIKRLTIWGNHSATQYPDIFHAEIAGKNAAELVDDEAWLADTFIPTVAKRGAAIIEARGASSAASAANAAIDHVHTWVNGTADGDWTSMGIPSDGSYGVPEGLISSFPVTTKDGRYEIVQGLEINDFSRGRIDASVQELAEERDAVRALGLI from the coding sequence ATGACCCGCACTCCCGTCAACGTCACCGTGACCGGCGCGGCCGGCCAGATCGGCTACGCGCTGCTGTTCCGCATCGCCTCCGGCCACCTGCTCGGCCCGGACGTGCCGGTCAAGCTGCGCCTTCTTGAGATCACCCCGGCCCTCGGCGCCGCCCAGGGCACCGCGATGGAGCTGGACGACTGCGCGTTCCCGCTGCTGCGCGGCATCGACATCACCGACGACCCCAACGTCGCCTTCGACGGTGCGAACGTCGCCCTCCTCGTCGGCGCCCGCCCCCGTACCAAGGGCATGGAGCGCGGTGACCTGCTGGAGGCCAACGGCGGCATCTTCAAGCCCCAGGGCCGGGCGATCAACGACCACGCCGCGGACGACATCAAGGTCCTCGTGGTCGGCAACCCGGCCAACACCAATGCGCTGATCGCCCAGGCGGCGGCGCCGGACGTACCGGCCGAGCGCTTCACCGCGATGACCCGCCTCGACCACAACCGGGCGATCTCGCAGCTGGCGGCGAAGACCGGTGCCGCGGTCTCCGACATCAAGCGCCTGACGATCTGGGGCAACCACTCGGCGACCCAGTACCCGGACATCTTCCACGCGGAGATCGCCGGCAAGAACGCGGCCGAGCTGGTCGACGACGAGGCCTGGCTGGCCGACACCTTCATCCCGACCGTCGCCAAGCGCGGTGCGGCGATCATCGAGGCCCGCGGCGCGTCCTCCGCCGCGTCCGCGGCGAACGCGGCCATCGACCACGTCCACACCTGGGTGAACGGCACCGCCGACGGCGACTGGACGTCCATGGGCATCCCGTCCGACGGCTCCTACGGCGTCCCGGAGGGCCTGATCTCCTCCTTCCCGGTCACCACCAAGGACGGCCGGTACGAGATCGTCCAGGGTCTGGAGATCAACGACTTCTCCCGCGGCCGTATCGACGCCTCGGTGCAGGAGCTGGCGGAGGAGCGCGACGCGGTCCGCGCCCTCGGCCTGATCTGA
- a CDS encoding SDR family NAD(P)-dependent oxidoreductase, which produces MTTSPDRVWFVTGAGRGLGRAFAEAALAAGDRVTAVARDIAPLDGLAEKYGPERLLALPLDVTDRAAVVAAVDRAVAHFGRLDVVVNNAGFLAMGMVEEFTEDQARAQLETNFFGALWVSQAVLPHLRARRSGHILQISSIGALGGFALTGLYSASKFALEGLSESLAAETAQFGVKVTIVEPGGYWTGLYTKGMTMTEPLDVYADLRTELQEQFAEASRDSLPELAAEAVMELVASDDPPLRLLLGGLAFDVAMSTTEARLETWRAWESTSRAAERAVPAPEGYGA; this is translated from the coding sequence GTGACCACTTCCCCCGACCGCGTCTGGTTCGTCACCGGTGCCGGCCGTGGCCTGGGCCGGGCCTTCGCCGAAGCCGCCCTCGCCGCAGGCGACCGGGTCACCGCCGTCGCCCGCGATATCGCACCGCTGGACGGACTGGCCGAGAAGTACGGGCCGGAGCGTCTGCTCGCCCTCCCCCTCGACGTCACCGACCGCGCCGCCGTCGTGGCGGCCGTCGACCGCGCCGTCGCCCACTTCGGCCGGCTCGACGTGGTCGTCAACAACGCGGGATTCCTGGCGATGGGCATGGTCGAGGAGTTCACCGAGGACCAGGCCCGCGCCCAGCTGGAGACCAACTTCTTCGGGGCGCTCTGGGTCAGCCAGGCGGTCCTGCCCCATCTGCGGGCCCGCCGCAGCGGGCACATCCTGCAGATCTCCAGCATCGGCGCCCTCGGCGGCTTCGCCCTGACCGGCCTGTACAGCGCGAGCAAATTCGCGCTGGAAGGACTGAGCGAATCCCTCGCGGCCGAGACCGCGCAGTTCGGCGTCAAGGTGACGATCGTCGAACCCGGCGGCTACTGGACCGGCCTCTACACCAAGGGCATGACCATGACGGAGCCGCTGGACGTCTATGCGGACCTCCGCACCGAACTCCAGGAGCAGTTCGCCGAGGCCTCCCGCGACAGCCTTCCCGAACTCGCCGCGGAGGCCGTCATGGAGCTGGTTGCGTCCGACGATCCGCCGCTGCGGCTGCTGCTGGGCGGCCTGGCGTTCGACGTGGCCATGAGCACCACGGAGGCCCGCCTGGAGACCTGGCGGGCCTGGGAGTCCACGAGCCGTGCGGCGGAACGCGCCGTACCGGCACCCGAGGGCTACGGCGCGTAA